In Clostridia bacterium, the following proteins share a genomic window:
- a CDS encoding GNAT family N-acetyltransferase, which yields MPIVYRNDVRPPAQIIAALYRSSPLFRPVDDLARIARMYATSNVVLTAFDGERLVGILRGWTDGAFDGYVCDLAVAADMQKAGIGRELLKLATAMHPEIQWVLRASKIAAEYYAHIGWQKIENGWFWPREN from the coding sequence ATGCCGATCGTCTATCGCAACGACGTGCGTCCACCAGCGCAGATTATCGCCGCCCTTTATCGCTCCTCGCCGCTTTTTCGTCCCGTGGACGATCTCGCGCGCATCGCCCGCATGTACGCAACCTCCAACGTCGTGCTCACCGCGTTTGATGGTGAACGTCTTGTCGGGATTCTGCGCGGCTGGACCGACGGCGCATTCGATGGATACGTCTGCGATCTCGCAGTAGCGGCGGACATGCAGAAAGCCGGTATTGGCCGCGAACTTCTTAAGCTCGCAACGGCCATGCATCCGGAAATACAGTGGGTCCTGCGCGCTTCCAAAATCGCCGCAGAGTATTACGCGCACATCGGCTGGCAGAAGATCGAGAACGGATGGTTCTGGCCGCGCGAGAACTGA
- the galT gene encoding galactose-1-phosphate uridylyltransferase has product MPELRKDPIVGRWVIISTDRAKRPTDFVRERVSFRGGFCPFCYGNESKTPPEILAYRPSNNGDRSAPNTPGWTVRVVPNKFPALGIEGTLNRQAEGLFDKMNGLGAHEVIIETPDHNATLASLPLKRVEDVLWAYRDRIVDLKRDKRFKYILIFENHGEAAGASLEHPHGQLIALPILPKHAVEELEGAKQYFIYKERCVFCDIIRQELENPVRVVAENEDFVTLAPYAPRFPFETWILPKSHESAFENSSSKVFENLAKALKQLLMKADLVLDNPAYNLVIHSAPSQDPSLEHYHWHMEFMPKLTKTAGFEWGTGFYINPTPPEEAAKFLREADITQYKPEPVQVKIG; this is encoded by the coding sequence TTGCCTGAGCTTCGTAAAGACCCGATCGTCGGCCGGTGGGTCATTATTTCAACCGACCGTGCCAAGCGCCCAACGGACTTCGTCCGCGAGCGCGTCAGCTTCAGGGGTGGGTTTTGTCCATTCTGCTACGGCAATGAAAGCAAGACGCCGCCCGAAATTCTTGCCTATCGCCCCAGCAACAATGGCGATCGCTCAGCCCCGAACACGCCCGGTTGGACGGTGCGCGTGGTGCCGAACAAGTTTCCTGCGCTTGGCATCGAAGGTACCCTCAATCGGCAGGCCGAAGGCTTGTTCGACAAGATGAATGGCCTGGGCGCTCATGAGGTCATCATTGAAACTCCAGATCACAATGCCACGCTTGCATCTCTGCCGCTTAAACGCGTGGAAGACGTGCTGTGGGCATATCGCGATCGCATCGTTGACCTCAAGCGCGACAAGCGTTTCAAGTACATCCTCATCTTCGAGAACCACGGCGAAGCCGCGGGCGCATCGCTGGAGCATCCGCACGGACAGTTAATTGCCCTGCCGATTCTGCCCAAGCACGCCGTCGAAGAACTGGAGGGCGCGAAGCAGTACTTCATTTACAAGGAACGCTGCGTATTCTGCGATATCATCCGCCAGGAACTTGAGAACCCGGTGCGCGTCGTCGCCGAAAACGAAGACTTCGTCACCCTGGCCCCCTATGCGCCGCGCTTTCCATTTGAAACCTGGATTCTGCCCAAGAGCCACGAATCGGCATTTGAGAATTCTTCCTCGAAGGTGTTTGAGAATCTTGCGAAAGCGCTCAAGCAGCTATTGATGAAAGCTGACTTGGTTCTCGACAACCCCGCGTACAACCTTGTTATTCACAGTGCGCCGTCACAGGACCCGTCGCTCGAACATTACCACTGGCACATGGAGTTCATGCCCAAGCTCACCAAGACCGCCGGTTTTGAGTGGGGAACCGGTTTCTACATTAACCCTACGCCGCCGGAGGAAGCAGCGAAGTTTCTCCGCGAAGCGGACATAACGCAGTACAAACCGGAACCAGTGCAGGTGAAAATCGGTTAA
- a CDS encoding acetyl ornithine aminotransferase family protein: MTINTMNVAGPNIKTALPGPNAKRILQEDARLISPSYTRSYPMVAKRGRGLIVEDVDGNEFLDFSAGIAVTSTGHCHPEVTAAIQKQAGELIHMSGTDFYYENMVTLAERLSKIAPMKGPHKFYYGNSGAEAVEAAMKLARYHTKRQWIIAFYGAFHGRTMGALSLTCSKAQQRRRFAPLVPGVVHVPYPNLYRRPEGTDAAEYARQTARHIEEWVFRTEVPPEECAAIVVEAFQGEGGYLPAPPEFMQELRAICDRHGIMLIVDEVQSGMGRTGKWWAVEHTGVEPDMITVAKGIASGMPLSVLVTKAEVMDWQPGSHASTFGGNPVCIAAALATMDVLEREAVSNSEKVGRHIMQRISSWPEKLVLVGDVRGRGLMIGIELVTDKVAKTPAGEERDRVVDLAFERGLLILGAGPNTVRLSPPLIATEQQADIALDILEECITIAAEGPHKTKTNGKQMGA, encoded by the coding sequence ATGACGATAAACACGATGAACGTGGCCGGACCGAACATCAAAACCGCACTGCCGGGTCCCAACGCGAAGCGCATTCTGCAAGAAGATGCGCGGCTCATCTCGCCTTCCTACACCCGCTCGTATCCCATGGTCGCCAAGCGTGGACGCGGGCTCATCGTGGAAGACGTGGATGGAAACGAGTTCCTCGACTTCTCGGCTGGCATCGCTGTCACATCGACCGGCCACTGTCATCCGGAGGTCACTGCCGCCATTCAGAAGCAGGCCGGCGAACTCATTCACATGTCGGGCACCGACTTCTATTACGAGAACATGGTTACGCTGGCGGAGCGCCTGTCGAAGATCGCTCCGATGAAAGGGCCGCATAAGTTCTACTACGGCAACTCCGGCGCGGAAGCCGTGGAAGCCGCAATGAAGCTTGCGCGCTACCACACCAAGCGTCAGTGGATCATCGCCTTCTACGGCGCATTCCATGGACGCACCATGGGCGCGCTTTCGCTGACGTGCTCCAAGGCGCAGCAACGCCGCCGCTTTGCGCCGCTCGTTCCGGGCGTCGTGCATGTTCCGTACCCGAATCTTTACCGCCGTCCCGAAGGTACGGACGCCGCTGAGTATGCGCGCCAAACCGCGCGCCACATCGAAGAATGGGTTTTCCGCACGGAGGTTCCGCCCGAGGAGTGCGCCGCTATTGTCGTTGAAGCATTCCAGGGCGAGGGCGGCTATTTGCCTGCACCGCCGGAATTCATGCAGGAACTGCGCGCCATCTGCGATCGCCACGGAATCATGCTGATCGTCGATGAAGTGCAGTCCGGCATGGGACGCACCGGCAAGTGGTGGGCGGTCGAGCATACCGGCGTCGAGCCGGACATGATTACCGTCGCCAAGGGTATTGCCAGCGGAATGCCGCTGAGCGTGCTCGTGACCAAGGCGGAAGTTATGGACTGGCAACCAGGGTCACACGCCTCCACGTTTGGGGGAAACCCTGTCTGCATAGCCGCGGCACTGGCCACGATGGACGTGCTCGAGCGCGAAGCCGTCAGTAACTCCGAGAAGGTCGGACGCCACATCATGCAGCGCATCAGTTCGTGGCCTGAGAAGTTGGTGCTCGTCGGCGATGTTCGCGGACGAGGCCTCATGATCGGCATCGAGCTGGTGACGGACAAGGTCGCAAAAACGCCAGCTGGCGAAGAGCGCGACCGTGTTGTCGACCTGGCATTCGAGCGCGGCTTGCTGATCCTGGGAGCCGGCCCGAACACCGTGCGCCTGTCGCCTCCGCTCATCGCGACGGAACAGCAGGCGGACATCGCACTCGACATTCTCGAAGAGTGCATCACCATCGCCGCCGAAGGCCCTCACAAGACCAAGACCAACGGCAAACAGATGGGCGCGTAG
- the cysS gene encoding cysteine--tRNA ligase: MALELYNTLSGKVETFQPLDDNMVRMYACGLTVYDYGHIGNFRTFIVVDTLRRFLRQSGYGLKHVMNITDVDDKIIRNAAKAGVSVNEYTSKYETAFLDDMATLNLEMPEMIVRATDHINDMAHFIKELEAKGFAYRTEEGSYYFRIAKFPEYGKLSKKDFAGMTDGARVDVDEYDKDNARDFALWKAPKEGEAKWETEIGPGRPGWHIECSTMSMKYLGETFDIHLGGEDLVFPHHENEIAQSEALTGKLFARFWVHGRFLLVEGEKMSKSLGNFYTLRDLVLMGHKPSSIRFLLASVPYRKQLNFTFDGLKQAANAVERLRNFKLRLETSHWPEGDNEAIAAMAGKAITDMRASMDDDLNTAQMLAAIFDLVRDVNAAADAGLVRKGDIPSLLQAMKEFDEIFAVLDDTDADKVRLVVDWAKSEGLEDKVSAETAEMAKCAALSDTQVEELVQKHSAARKAKDFATSDSVRAQLMEQGIILENTKDGVRWRRK; the protein is encoded by the coding sequence ATGGCGCTCGAGCTCTACAACACGCTTTCCGGGAAAGTCGAAACCTTCCAACCGCTGGACGACAACATGGTTCGCATGTACGCATGCGGTTTGACGGTGTACGACTACGGCCACATTGGAAACTTCCGCACGTTCATCGTTGTCGATACCTTGCGCCGCTTTCTGCGCCAGAGCGGATACGGTTTGAAGCACGTGATGAATATCACGGATGTGGACGACAAGATCATTCGCAACGCGGCTAAAGCCGGCGTCTCGGTGAACGAGTACACCAGCAAGTACGAAACAGCGTTTCTGGACGACATGGCGACGCTGAACCTCGAGATGCCGGAGATGATCGTGCGCGCCACCGATCACATCAATGACATGGCGCATTTCATCAAAGAACTCGAGGCGAAGGGTTTTGCGTATCGCACGGAAGAGGGTTCGTACTACTTCCGAATCGCGAAGTTCCCTGAGTACGGCAAGCTTTCGAAGAAAGACTTCGCGGGCATGACGGATGGCGCTCGCGTGGATGTGGACGAATACGACAAGGACAACGCCCGCGACTTCGCGCTGTGGAAGGCTCCGAAAGAGGGCGAAGCGAAGTGGGAGACGGAGATTGGACCGGGGCGTCCAGGGTGGCACATCGAGTGCTCCACGATGAGCATGAAATACCTTGGCGAGACGTTCGACATTCACCTGGGCGGCGAAGATCTTGTCTTCCCGCATCACGAGAACGAAATCGCGCAGAGCGAGGCGCTCACAGGCAAGCTATTCGCGCGCTTCTGGGTACATGGACGCTTCCTGCTGGTGGAAGGCGAGAAGATGTCGAAGTCGCTCGGCAACTTCTACACGCTCCGCGACCTGGTGCTGATGGGTCACAAGCCCTCGTCGATCCGCTTTCTGTTGGCGTCGGTCCCTTACCGCAAGCAATTGAACTTCACATTCGACGGACTGAAGCAGGCGGCGAACGCCGTGGAGCGTCTGCGCAATTTCAAGCTGCGGCTTGAGACTTCACATTGGCCGGAGGGCGACAACGAAGCGATTGCTGCCATGGCTGGCAAGGCCATAACCGACATGCGCGCCAGCATGGATGACGACCTGAATACGGCGCAGATGCTGGCGGCCATTTTCGACCTCGTGCGGGACGTTAATGCGGCAGCCGATGCGGGCCTGGTGCGTAAAGGGGACATTCCGTCGTTGTTGCAGGCGATGAAGGAGTTCGACGAGATTTTCGCGGTTCTCGATGACACGGATGCCGATAAGGTGCGGCTCGTGGTCGACTGGGCAAAGTCCGAAGGACTCGAAGACAAGGTCAGCGCCGAAACTGCGGAAATGGCAAAGTGCGCCGCGCTGAGCGATACGCAGGTAGAAGAGCTAGTGCAAAAACATTCGGCGGCGCGGAAAGCGAAGGACTTCGCAACGTCAGATTCCGTACGAGCGCAGCTGATGGAACAAGGCATCATCCTGGAGAACACAAAGGATGGTGTTAGGTGGCGCAGGAAGTAG
- a CDS encoding YraN family protein, with the protein MRSVTQFAIRMLDRLTAALPKRESDTLPKHLIVGQRGEEAAYFWLRQHGYTIVARNWRSPHARGELDLIGWEEGELCFIEVKTRSSKGIVPAEMAVTRDKQYELIGMARLYMRRMPRETVSRFDVVSVYLCEDCDPEIQLIRNAFGWSFKQ; encoded by the coding sequence ATGCGAAGCGTTACGCAATTTGCTATCCGAATGCTTGATCGCCTCACCGCCGCGCTGCCTAAGCGCGAATCTGACACGCTTCCGAAACACCTCATCGTCGGACAGCGCGGCGAAGAAGCTGCTTACTTCTGGCTGCGCCAGCATGGATACACCATTGTGGCGCGCAACTGGCGCTCTCCACATGCGCGCGGCGAACTGGACCTCATCGGCTGGGAGGAGGGCGAGCTCTGCTTCATCGAAGTAAAAACGCGCTCTTCGAAGGGGATTGTGCCAGCCGAGATGGCCGTGACGCGCGACAAGCAATACGAGTTGATTGGTATGGCTCGCCTCTATATGCGCCGCATGCCTCGTGAGACCGTCAGCCGCTTCGATGTCGTCAGTGTGTATCTGTGCGAGGACTGCGACCCGGAGATACAACTCATCAGGAACGCCTTCGGCTGGAGCTTCAAGCAGTGA
- the arsM gene encoding arsenite methyltransferase: MMKDEKMTVAVEEHYAAIARGEQSACGMAVESVARNIGYTEEELAIAGDANLGLGCGNPLALTQVKPGMTVLDLGSGAGFDAFLALERVNPTGRVIGVDMTDDMLKLARENAAKRGVTNVEFRKGFIEDLPVESGTVDYVISNCVINLSSDKPAVFREIHRVLKPGGQFAVSDIVVLKPLPPALARSVSAYVGCIAGASLMGEYLATALGAGLRNLNLPQILHGPELVKVLAPEGTLQSCGCACSCNTEQPTEEIVRLAAEALASIKLHGRK; encoded by the coding sequence ATGATGAAAGACGAAAAGATGACGGTTGCGGTTGAAGAACACTATGCGGCAATTGCCCGTGGTGAGCAGTCGGCCTGCGGCATGGCCGTGGAGTCTGTCGCCAGGAACATTGGCTACACCGAAGAAGAGCTCGCGATTGCAGGCGACGCCAACCTGGGCCTCGGCTGCGGGAATCCGCTGGCGCTCACGCAGGTTAAGCCCGGCATGACTGTGCTCGATCTCGGCTCCGGTGCGGGCTTTGATGCCTTCCTGGCTTTGGAACGCGTAAATCCCACAGGCCGCGTCATCGGCGTGGACATGACGGACGACATGCTCAAACTCGCGCGCGAAAACGCGGCCAAGCGCGGCGTAACGAATGTTGAGTTCCGCAAGGGCTTTATCGAAGACCTGCCAGTCGAGAGCGGTACCGTCGATTACGTCATCAGCAACTGCGTCATCAACCTGTCGAGCGACAAGCCCGCAGTCTTTCGCGAAATTCATCGCGTCCTCAAACCTGGCGGACAGTTCGCAGTCAGCGACATCGTGGTTCTGAAGCCATTGCCGCCGGCACTTGCGCGCAGCGTCTCCGCTTACGTGGGCTGCATCGCCGGCGCGAGTCTCATGGGCGAATACCTTGCAACAGCGCTTGGCGCCGGACTGCGCAATCTCAACCTCCCGCAAATCCTGCACGGCCCCGAACTCGTGAAGGTGCTCGCGCCGGAAGGCACGCTCCAGAGCTGCGGATGCGCCTGTTCCTGCAACACCGAGCAGCCTACGGAAGAAATCGTCCGCCTAGCTGCCGAAGCACTCGCGTCCATAAAGTTGCACGGCCGCAAGTAG
- a CDS encoding MarR family transcriptional regulator: protein MSETHAIVDQWWNQLERLSRVIGQVGPDEVCCEGLTPRQTSILRTLIAGEGARLTDLAVSAGISPSAMTRVIERLEKLGLVQRVRGVGEDGRAAMVRITDAGRQTRISIDELMRERTSLILSAIPTAKRGSVLQALTTLISAMEKSGCCGFNAPTARRRRANSWTNLADIQRTRGARSARL from the coding sequence ATGAGCGAAACACACGCCATCGTCGATCAATGGTGGAACCAGCTTGAGCGGCTGTCGCGCGTTATCGGCCAAGTCGGGCCGGACGAAGTTTGCTGCGAAGGACTCACGCCGCGTCAAACATCGATTCTCCGAACCCTAATCGCAGGTGAAGGAGCGCGCCTGACCGATCTTGCCGTCAGTGCCGGAATCAGTCCGAGCGCCATGACACGCGTGATCGAGCGGCTTGAGAAGCTTGGCCTCGTGCAGCGCGTCCGAGGTGTTGGCGAAGACGGCCGTGCGGCCATGGTGCGTATCACCGATGCCGGACGGCAGACGCGCATAAGCATTGACGAGCTTATGCGCGAGCGCACCTCGCTCATTCTGTCGGCCATTCCAACGGCGAAGCGCGGAAGCGTTCTACAGGCGTTGACGACTCTCATTTCGGCCATGGAGAAAAGCGGTTGTTGCGGCTTTAATGCGCCGACTGCAAGACGCCGAAGAGCAAACTCGTGGACAAATCTCGCTGATATTCAGCGCACGAGAGGTGCTCGCAGTGCACGACTCTAG
- a CDS encoding site-specific DNA-methyltransferase yields MPGDAHVRLREYLVRLFALDVPELDSGVHRILRSNREAIALLLATLQTQRESSNEVFRHLLEFFSRYYDADGSLSLRPDAPAGGRSFATEDVTMRWRNADQYHVSAGTRPCNYAFLLPDNRRVRLVLSPASASNKPDRRRRASSLRFRLALSEPVVTVSGELVIRLEHRFERDTPSCSTLNHHAQLAKRIVAHPSATEWAQALACPDQSGGAPLATHLARFAATQTSRDQFVHRDLRTFLSRELSSFAHEQILGVDLEHASPASLAQAKAVRCVGSRVIDMLTVIEEAKKKLWLKKKFVLDADYCITLDRLPASVLPIIFANAAQVAEWRAANPDLGPIDLDSKFQERFPHLVVDTAHFIRDQRDAILSSFDDLDAATQGVLIHADNFHALKLLQTTYNESVRCIYIDPPFNTGDTVFAYHDDYQHSAWLTMMRDRTEVATGLLASDGTFYVHIDGNEKERLKLMLEQSLVYITEIIWRIGWLSGYKTRAHRYIRNHDTIYQFAKTPKPFFVKTYIPYPEGYTRRNGSPSPAAGYPLEDTWNCSELDRLNSIQIVSFSREKVGSEQLTQKNEALVARMVNSSSAPGDLVLDYFVGSGTTAATAHKLGRRWIAVESGSHFHRYTLPRLKAVLSGDPYGISRDTNWGGGGMFKYLRLESYDDALENIAHPALQQRPNQGGELRYTLSSDGLASLNPEAFKTPFACTLRTTDAVSSLPGRVRVDLVETFNYLLGLRVTSIRSAYDARLVEGTSRDGRHVIVIWRSIEASSSELESLINDMVSSPNLPFEIVYANLDADIETLRHTFPATDVCELHAEFERLMFDVQQV; encoded by the coding sequence ATGCCTGGTGATGCCCACGTTCGGCTCCGAGAGTACCTGGTTCGGTTGTTCGCGCTCGACGTTCCGGAATTGGACTCTGGCGTACACCGTATTCTCCGTTCCAATCGAGAGGCGATCGCTCTTTTGCTCGCCACCCTGCAGACGCAGCGTGAATCGTCCAATGAAGTCTTTCGGCATTTGCTGGAGTTCTTTTCCCGCTATTACGACGCCGATGGCTCCTTATCGCTGAGGCCGGACGCTCCTGCTGGTGGCCGCAGTTTCGCCACAGAGGACGTCACGATGCGCTGGCGCAATGCCGATCAGTATCACGTCAGCGCTGGCACTCGCCCCTGCAATTACGCTTTCCTGTTGCCGGATAACCGCCGCGTGCGTCTCGTGCTCTCGCCTGCGAGCGCGTCGAACAAGCCTGACCGGCGCCGCCGCGCATCCAGCTTGCGCTTTCGCCTTGCACTCTCAGAGCCTGTGGTAACTGTCAGCGGTGAACTGGTCATTCGACTGGAGCACCGCTTCGAACGCGATACGCCCTCGTGCTCTACGCTAAATCACCACGCTCAACTTGCGAAGCGCATCGTCGCTCACCCGAGTGCAACAGAGTGGGCGCAGGCGCTGGCGTGTCCAGATCAAAGTGGAGGCGCACCCTTAGCGACGCACCTCGCGCGATTCGCCGCCACCCAGACCAGCCGCGACCAATTTGTGCACCGGGATCTGCGCACGTTCCTCAGCCGTGAACTCAGTTCGTTCGCCCACGAACAGATACTCGGCGTGGACCTCGAACATGCGAGCCCGGCATCGCTGGCTCAAGCGAAGGCCGTTCGTTGCGTCGGCAGCCGCGTCATAGACATGCTCACCGTTATCGAGGAAGCAAAGAAGAAACTCTGGCTCAAAAAGAAGTTTGTCCTCGATGCCGACTACTGCATCACTCTCGACCGTCTGCCCGCGTCGGTGCTGCCGATCATCTTCGCAAACGCCGCACAGGTGGCCGAGTGGCGCGCAGCAAATCCCGACCTCGGTCCAATAGACCTGGACTCCAAGTTCCAAGAGCGCTTTCCGCATCTCGTCGTAGACACCGCACATTTCATCCGCGATCAGCGCGACGCGATTCTCTCTTCATTCGATGACCTCGATGCGGCGACACAGGGCGTGCTTATCCACGCCGACAACTTCCATGCGTTGAAACTGCTGCAAACCACTTACAACGAGTCTGTCCGCTGCATTTACATTGACCCGCCATTCAACACCGGCGACACCGTTTTCGCCTACCACGATGATTACCAGCACTCGGCCTGGTTAACGATGATGCGTGACCGCACGGAGGTTGCTACGGGCCTGCTTGCCTCAGATGGAACGTTTTACGTTCACATCGATGGCAACGAGAAGGAGCGTCTGAAGCTCATGCTGGAACAGTCGCTCGTCTACATCACAGAGATCATCTGGCGTATCGGATGGCTCTCCGGCTACAAAACGCGCGCCCATCGATACATCCGCAATCACGACACAATCTATCAATTTGCCAAGACCCCAAAACCGTTTTTTGTGAAAACCTACATCCCTTATCCCGAGGGCTACACGCGTCGAAATGGCTCACCTTCTCCAGCCGCCGGCTACCCGCTCGAAGACACCTGGAACTGCAGCGAACTCGATCGGCTCAACTCCATACAGATCGTCAGCTTCTCCCGCGAAAAAGTTGGCAGCGAGCAGCTTACGCAGAAGAATGAAGCACTCGTGGCTCGCATGGTCAATTCGTCCTCAGCTCCGGGCGACCTCGTGCTGGACTATTTTGTTGGCTCTGGCACCACGGCTGCAACCGCCCACAAACTCGGACGCCGCTGGATTGCCGTCGAGTCGGGCTCTCACTTTCATCGCTACACCCTGCCGCGGCTCAAGGCAGTCCTCTCCGGCGATCCTTACGGCATCTCTCGCGATACGAACTGGGGTGGCGGCGGGATGTTCAAGTATCTGCGGCTGGAGTCGTACGACGACGCCCTGGAGAACATCGCTCACCCGGCGCTGCAGCAGCGACCAAATCAGGGGGGTGAGCTGCGATACACACTAAGCTCTGATGGTCTCGCATCGCTCAATCCAGAGGCCTTTAAGACTCCATTCGCCTGCACGCTGCGGACAACCGATGCTGTTTCCAGTTTGCCAGGCCGCGTCCGGGTCGACTTGGTCGAAACCTTTAACTACCTCCTCGGGCTCCGCGTCACTAGCATCCGGAGCGCGTACGACGCCCGCCTCGTGGAGGGCACGTCTCGCGACGGTCGCCACGTAATAGTGATCTGGCGAAGCATTGAAGCCAGCTCCAGCGAACTTGAGTCGCTTATAAATGACATGGTGAGCTCTCCCAACCTACCGTTCGAAATCGTGTACGCGAATCTCGACGCAGATATCGAAACCCTGCGTCATACATTTCCCGCGACGGACGTTTGTGAATTGCACGCTGAGTTTGAGCGACTTATGTTTGACGTTCAGCAGGTTTAA
- a CDS encoding EamA family transporter → MTEAQRKFRVQVVVAFGLVYVLWGSTYLGIRIAVEDIPPAMMGALRFLISGSVMLAWCALSGRRIKLSGREFLHLGIIGVLLLTTGNVVLGWAETYIPSGLAALLIAITPLYFILLETLSSRGDHLSRRGLAGIALGVLGVIALLWPDIARGMRVGGRELFGAALVLFSSFSWATGSVLSKRWHSQTDPYTSSAWEMTIAGVVNLLIAVSLGDHHHVTWAPRSMGAILYLVVAGSWVGFTAYIWLLRNVPTPKVATYAYINPIVAVFLGWLVLGERITVNILLGSVIIIVGVVLVTGAKLKPRERVPVEEPELPAVESDA, encoded by the coding sequence ATGACAGAAGCGCAACGCAAATTCCGCGTGCAGGTTGTCGTCGCCTTCGGGCTGGTCTACGTCCTATGGGGATCGACCTATTTAGGTATTCGCATTGCAGTGGAAGACATTCCACCTGCGATGATGGGCGCCCTCCGATTCCTGATTTCCGGCTCCGTCATGCTTGCCTGGTGCGCTCTTTCCGGACGCCGCATTAAGCTTTCTGGTCGCGAGTTTCTGCACCTCGGCATCATCGGAGTACTGCTCCTCACGACCGGCAACGTGGTACTGGGATGGGCGGAGACTTACATTCCCTCGGGCCTAGCAGCGCTGCTGATCGCCATTACGCCGCTCTATTTCATACTTCTTGAGACGTTAAGCAGCCGCGGCGACCACCTTTCGCGGCGAGGGCTTGCCGGAATCGCCTTGGGTGTCCTCGGCGTGATCGCACTGCTCTGGCCTGATATTGCACGGGGAATGCGCGTCGGCGGCAGGGAACTCTTCGGCGCCGCTCTCGTGCTCTTCTCAAGCTTCAGTTGGGCCACGGGCTCCGTGCTTTCCAAGCGCTGGCACTCCCAGACCGATCCGTACACTTCGAGCGCGTGGGAGATGACCATCGCGGGCGTAGTGAATCTTTTAATCGCCGTATCGCTAGGCGATCACCACCACGTTACGTGGGCGCCGCGTTCCATGGGTGCCATTCTCTATCTTGTCGTCGCCGGTTCCTGGGTTGGTTTCACTGCTTACATCTGGCTCCTTCGTAACGTGCCCACCCCCAAGGTTGCCACCTACGCCTACATCAATCCCATCGTGGCCGTGTTCCTAGGGTGGCTTGTGCTCGGTGAAAGGATCACAGTCAACATCCTCCTGGGTTCGGTGATTATCATTGTTGGCGTCGTTCTCGTTACCGGAGCCAAGCTCAAGCCGCGCGAGCGAGTACCAGTGGAAGAGCCTGAGCTCCCCGCAGTTGAAAGCGACGCGTAG
- a CDS encoding CDP-alcohol phosphatidyltransferase family protein: protein MKSQLWTAPNQLTLLRLFFVPFVIINVLDGNFGWALGLFVLAALSDGLDGLLARLLEQKTTLGQYLDPLADKLLLSSLFLVLSFTHYIPWKYTVLVFLRDISILVVAAVLYATTNVRDFRPSIFGKLNTTAQVGAVFFVLLAQIRPELWIQAARQILLYSTFALTLVSGIHYSIIVGHRLHAPDKIAR, encoded by the coding sequence GTGAAATCTCAGCTTTGGACCGCGCCCAACCAGCTCACGTTGCTGCGCCTCTTCTTCGTGCCGTTTGTCATCATCAATGTCCTGGATGGCAACTTTGGCTGGGCGCTGGGCCTTTTCGTTCTGGCCGCCCTGAGCGACGGACTCGATGGCTTGCTCGCGCGACTGCTGGAGCAAAAGACAACTCTCGGCCAATACCTCGACCCACTCGCGGACAAACTGCTGCTCAGTTCGCTCTTCCTGGTACTGTCGTTCACGCACTACATACCGTGGAAATACACTGTGCTCGTTTTTCTTCGCGACATCTCTATCCTTGTCGTCGCGGCTGTGCTCTATGCCACAACCAACGTTCGCGACTTTCGTCCCAGCATATTCGGAAAACTCAATACCACCGCTCAAGTTGGCGCGGTGTTTTTCGTTTTGCTGGCGCAGATACGGCCGGAGCTCTGGATACAGGCCGCGCGACAGATTCTGCTTTACTCCACCTTTGCCCTGACGCTCGTTTCCGGGATTCACTACAGCATCATCGTCGGCCATCGCCTTCACGCCCCGGACAAAATCGCCCGCTGA